A segment of the Desulfitobacterium dehalogenans ATCC 51507 genome:
GCCGAGAGCATAATCTCTTCAGAGATATATTCTGTGATCCGTTCTTCCCATCCTAAGCGTTTCACCCCTGCCGCCGCCAGAACAATTCCTGCCATATTGGACTCCTGCAGTTTCCGCCAACGAGTCTGAAGGTTGCCGCGCAAGTCCGCAAAAACCAAATCCGAACGATAATTCTGTAACTGAGCTTTACGCCTTAAGCTGCTGGTACCGATGACTGAACCTGCAGGTAATTCCGCTAAAGGTGTGCCGTCTTTACTTAGAAAAACATCCCGCGGCTCTTCTCTCTCGCAAAAAGCGGCGATTTCCAATCCTTGAGGCAAGACTGTGGGAAGGTCTTTGAGGCTATGAACAGCACAATCGATTTCCCCGTTGAGAAGGCCCACTTCTAACTCTTTAGTAAAAAGACCCTTGTCACCGATTTTCGCAAGAGGAACGTCAAGTATCTTATCCCCCTTCGTTTTCATGGGGACAAGGACAAACTCACCTTCAGGGTAATGCTCCTCCAGTTTCCCTTTTACCCATTCAGCTTGCCAAAGGGCCAACTGACTATCCCGTGTACCTATTTTAATGCTTCGCATGTGCTCCCCCTTAACCTTGGTTAGAATGATGACTGGCTGCATGATGGACACTCCATCCTGCATGAGGCGAAATTTCATTAACATCTAAATCAAACAAATTTTGAAGTATTTCCGAATAAAGATGGCCTTGACTGGTATTAGCTGCTTCCTTCAGGTTGGTAATAGGAGCATGCAAAAGATGAGTCACAATGGAGTTAGCCATGGACCGAATAATTTTCTCCTGTTTCTCATCAATCGAACCCAATTTATTCAAGGTATTTTTCAGCATAATCTCGCGGATCTCTTCCCCACGGCGCTGCAAAGCCACAATGGTGGGAACCACAAATAAGGAATTATGCCACTTCACGAAGCGCCCCATCTCTTCTTCGAGAATTTTTTCGGCCTGTATGGCTGCACCCTCCCGAGCTTTTTGATGGGCATCCACTACTCCTCGCAAATCGTCAATGTCAAACAAAGTAACACCTTCTAATTCTCCAACATTGGGATGAATATCCCGGGGTACGGCGATATCAATAAGCAATAAGGATTGATTATTGCGTTGTTTCATAATCCGCCGCATGCGCTCCGGTTGGATGACAAAATGAGTGGCGGCCGTTGCCGAAATGACAATATCTGCTTCTGCCAAGGCTGAGTCCAATTCTTCATAAGGGATAGCTTTTCCTGAGAACTCTTGTGCTAAAGCTTGGGCACGCTGCAAGGAACGATTGGAAACCAATACGGCATCCGCTCCGCTGGCCACCAGATGCTTTGCAGTCAGAGCACTCATCTCTCCTGCCCCTAAAATCAAAATACTCTTGCCTCGCACATCCCCAAAGGTTTGTCTGGCAAGTTCCACCGCTGTGTAGGAAACCGAAGTAGGATGCTGGTCAATTTGTGTCTCGGAACGGACTCGCTTTCCTACAGCCAAAGCATTTTGAAAAATAGCATGAATAATTTTATTGCTTAAATTAAGCTGTGATGATTTTTCGTAGGCATCCGCCACCTGACCCAAGATTTGGGTCTCACCCATAACCATGGAATCCAAGCCGGACACGACACGAAAAAGATGCCGTACGGAATCATAAAGGGTATGC
Coding sequences within it:
- the hemC gene encoding hydroxymethylbilane synthase yields the protein MRSIKIGTRDSQLALWQAEWVKGKLEEHYPEGEFVLVPMKTKGDKILDVPLAKIGDKGLFTKELEVGLLNGEIDCAVHSLKDLPTVLPQGLEIAAFCEREEPRDVFLSKDGTPLAELPAGSVIGTSSLRRKAQLQNYRSDLVFADLRGNLQTRWRKLQESNMAGIVLAAAGVKRLGWEERITEYISEEIMLSAVGQGAIAVEIASHRAEVREMLDLLNHQDTERAVKAERTLLYRLEGGCQIPIGAWAVTEGQQIVLKGMVASLDGQRILKVSLSGDNPEELGRKAADKLIAQGAMEILQEIRTTFDNTQHQG
- the hemA gene encoding glutamyl-tRNA reductase, giving the protein MFPITIGLNHKTAPVEIREKVSFHPSEIDKALMELNTLSALNGVVLLSTCNRLEIYAATPEVELGVSAIKKFLAGHGKLQEEDINQYLYVHTLYDSVRHLFRVVSGLDSMVMGETQILGQVADAYEKSSQLNLSNKIIHAIFQNALAVGKRVRSETQIDQHPTSVSYTAVELARQTFGDVRGKSILILGAGEMSALTAKHLVASGADAVLVSNRSLQRAQALAQEFSGKAIPYEELDSALAEADIVISATAATHFVIQPERMRRIMKQRNNQSLLLIDIAVPRDIHPNVGELEGVTLFDIDDLRGVVDAHQKAREGAAIQAEKILEEEMGRFVKWHNSLFVVPTIVALQRRGEEIREIMLKNTLNKLGSIDEKQEKIIRSMANSIVTHLLHAPITNLKEAANTSQGHLYSEILQNLFDLDVNEISPHAGWSVHHAASHHSNQG